In a single window of the Necator americanus strain Aroian chromosome X, whole genome shotgun sequence genome:
- a CDS encoding hypothetical protein (NECATOR_CHRX.G25510.T1), translated as MQTIQSFYHAVYNDSTKPRGQWKLARTVDRSHYCATLKLPNGQTITRPFNLLYPLELPSSKTKVSEHITENTTGHPTSTDEKRARKPQRLHPMITQSLKRSASSAFLTIIQLLLSTASADITSYTPPNTKCASRPQTINTIIYADQCISQGIAVTTSITKDRKPSFCWLPLMCPLGHIRSPVPKMPNTGFCGSKCPCPSWTTSCSAYNGRLAKNSTFKNTPFAIAHFIPHRVCSFTQAEHCSKERKIGAFYQIELYDSTLILVPDLHVRTAEFLHKDDYYCFDHQGNEFEDRSRTMKRLQHAMLEHDRRNHSNSSIVADTNLLQIAITLFCLLLVANHQASPFTEKDDLIHHPTDRKPSSEIHSSTISVKLQKKNTEVRTDPSTHPCTQNVTAASTTLF; from the coding sequence ATGCAAACAATCCAATCATTCTACCACGCCGTTTACAATGATTCGACAAAACCACGCGGACAGTGGAAACTTGCAAGGACTGTCGACCGCTCACACTACTGCGCCACATTGAAACTCCCAAATGGACAAACGATAACGCGACCATTCAACCTCTTGTACCCACTAGAATTACCGTCATCGAAGACAAAAGTCTCGGAACATATCACTGAGAACACCACGGGACATCCAACGTCTActgatgaaaaaagagcaagaaaGCCACAAAGACTTCATCCGATGATCACGCAAAGCCTTAAGAGAAGCGCCTCTTCCGCATTCCTGACAATCATCCAACTTCTGCTAAGCACAGCTTCTGCCGACATCACGTCATACACCCCACCAAACACCAAATGTGCATCGCGACCGCAGACAATCAACACCATCATCTACGCAGATCAATGCATATCTCAAGGAATCGCCGTAACCACTTCAATAACAAAGGACAGGAAACCATCATTTTGCTGGCTACCATTAATGTGTCCTCTTGGACACATTCGAAGTCCAGTGCCCAAAATGCCAAATACAGGATTCTGTGGAAGCAAGTGCCCGTGCCCCTCCTGGACAACATCCTGCAGTGCCTACAATGGAAGACTTGCCAAAAATTCGACATTCAAAAACACTCCATTCGCCATCGCTCATTTCATCCCGCATCGAGTCTGTTCATTCACACAAGCCGAACACTGctcaaaggaaagaaaaataggagcATTCTATCAAATCGAGTTATACGACAGTACTCTCATCCTCGTCCCAGACCTCCACGTGAGGACGGCCGAGTTTCTACACAAGGACGACTACTACTGCTTCGATCATCAAGGAAACGAGTTTGAAGACAGATCTCGAACAATGAAACGTTTACAACATGCAATGCTGGAGCATGACCGACGTAATCACAGCAACAGCAGCATCGTTGCTGATACTAATCTTCTGCAGATTGCTATCACTCTTTTTTGTCTGCTTTTGGTGGCTAACCACCAAGCTTCTCCGTTTACTGAAAAAGATGATCTCATCCATCACCCAACGGATAGGAAACCGTCGTCGGAAATACACTCTTCCACAATTTCCGTCAAACTCCAAAAGAAGAACACAGAAGTTCGCACGGACCCTTCCACTCACCCTTGCACTCAAAACGTCACTGCAGCCAGCACTACCTTGTTCTGA
- a CDS encoding hypothetical protein (NECATOR_CHRX.G25511.T1) has translation MKTAKRATTTLTTTRTLTFPYSPCFEGQFTAALLTLRFSQLGHFGKDRPAPEQSCTNLIKLDEEDETFPVISLTFNLNDSPELDEFPEESFRDTIAGALRVRQVDIVILRVNCMGTVDSLTVQFGVLKSQSKAEMKTEKRKDYGNDDDDDDGDDDDNNDDEKDKDDDGDDEDEDEKKDNEKDDDKRKDRKGDSKEDDDNKDDDDNKDDSKENDSNEKDKDNDNDSDDYDDDDDDDDNDISKTSKDNKRKRKDKNDSKEDDEEDDKEDDEEDDEDYGNVFGEDWYKFENIKYDADMFVDAESVATRMKAMGHLNQIADLQVDSIEFTEDIIELEYKPDNSTLFIQSVTVGTVMLLMLILGTWVMCRNREYSDDLQKA, from the exons ATGAAGACTGCCAAACGTGCAACAACGACATTAACGACAACGAGGACCTTAACCTTTCCGTACTCCCCATGTTTCGAGGGACAGTTTACTGCAGCATTGCTGACGCTTCGCTTCTCTCAGCTCGGTCATTTTGGTAAG GACAGGCCAGCACCGGAGCAATCGTGTACGAATTTGATAAAGCTTGATGAAGAAGATGAGACATTTCCAGTCATCTCGCTCACATTCAATCTCAATGACTCGCCAGAGCTTGACGAGTTTCCTGAAGAATCCTTCCGTGACACCATCGCTGGGGCACTACGTGTCAGGCAG GTGGATATTGTAATTCTCAGAGTGAACTGTATGGGCACCGTGGACAGCCTTACTGTTCAATTTGGTGTTCTTAAAAGT CAATCCAAAGCAGAGATGAAGACGGAAAAGAGAAAGGATTACGGTAATGACGATGACGATGACGAcggtgatgatgatgataatAATGATGATGAGAAGGACAAAGATGACGATGGCGATGATGAAGacgaagatgaaaagaaagataatgAGAAGGATGACGACAAGCGCAAGGATCGAAAAGGTGATTCGAAGGAAGACGACGATAATAAAGATGACGATGACAACAAAGATGACAGTAAAGAAAACGACAGCAACGAAAAAGACAAAGATAACGATAACGATAGTGATGAttatgatgatgatgacgatgatgatgataatGATATTAGTAAGACTAGTAAGGataacaagagaaaaagaaaagataaaaatgacAGTAAGGAAGACGATGAGGAAGACGATAAAGAGGACGATGAAGAAGACGATGAAGACTACGGTAATGTATTTGGTGAGGACTGGTACAAGTTCGAGAACATCAAGTACGATGCTGACATGTTCGTCGATGCGGAATCAGTAGCCACACGAATGAAGGCCATGGGACATCTTAACCAAATCGCGGATCTCCAAGTTGATTCGATTGAATTC ACTGAGGATATCATTGAACTCGAATACAAGCCGGACAATTCAACACTTTTCATTCAATCTGTCACTGTTGGTACCGTAATGCTTTTGATGTTAATTCTTGGAACATGGGTAATGTGCCGTAATCGCGAGTACTCGGACGATTTACAAAAAGCTTGA
- a CDS encoding hypothetical protein (NECATOR_CHRX.G25511.T2), with product MAFAPTRNVNIGNSCATFLFPSATYSFVLLEKAAKQTTLNLSRSSMNTAHDRPAPEQSCTNLIKLDEEDETFPVISLTFNLNDSPELDEFPEESFRDTIAGALRVRQVDIVILRVNCMGTVDSLTVQFGVLKSQSKAEMKTEKRKDYGNDDDDDDGDDDDNNDDEKDKDDDGDDEDEDEKKDNEKDDDKRKDRKGDSKEDDDNKDDDDNKDDSKENDSNEKDKDNDNDSDDYDDDDDDDDNDISKTSKDNKRKRKDKNDSKEDDEEDDKEDDEEDDEDYGNVFGEDWYKFENIKYDADMFVDAESVATRMKAMGHLNQIADLQVDSIEFTEDIIELEYKPDNSTLFIQSVTVGTVMLLMLILGTWVMCRNREYSDDLQKA from the exons ATGGCGTTTGCTCCTACGAGGAATGTGAATATCGGAAACTCTTGTGCAACGTTTTTGTTTCcgtcagcaacctattcattcgttttgctTGAAAAGGCTGCAAAACAGACGACATTGAATTTGTCCCGCTCGTCGATGAACACGGCGCAT GACAGGCCAGCACCGGAGCAATCGTGTACGAATTTGATAAAGCTTGATGAAGAAGATGAGACATTTCCAGTCATCTCGCTCACATTCAATCTCAATGACTCGCCAGAGCTTGACGAGTTTCCTGAAGAATCCTTCCGTGACACCATCGCTGGGGCACTACGTGTCAGGCAG GTGGATATTGTAATTCTCAGAGTGAACTGTATGGGCACCGTGGACAGCCTTACTGTTCAATTTGGTGTTCTTAAAAGT CAATCCAAAGCAGAGATGAAGACGGAAAAGAGAAAGGATTACGGTAATGACGATGACGATGACGAcggtgatgatgatgataatAATGATGATGAGAAGGACAAAGATGACGATGGCGATGATGAAGacgaagatgaaaagaaagataatgAGAAGGATGACGACAAGCGCAAGGATCGAAAAGGTGATTCGAAGGAAGACGACGATAATAAAGATGACGATGACAACAAAGATGACAGTAAAGAAAACGACAGCAACGAAAAAGACAAAGATAACGATAACGATAGTGATGAttatgatgatgatgacgatgatgatgataatGATATTAGTAAGACTAGTAAGGataacaagagaaaaagaaaagataaaaatgacAGTAAGGAAGACGATGAGGAAGACGATAAAGAGGACGATGAAGAAGACGATGAAGACTACGGTAATGTATTTGGTGAGGACTGGTACAAGTTCGAGAACATCAAGTACGATGCTGACATGTTCGTCGATGCGGAATCAGTAGCCACACGAATGAAGGCCATGGGACATCTTAACCAAATCGCGGATCTCCAAGTTGATTCGATTGAATTC ACTGAGGATATCATTGAACTCGAATACAAGCCGGACAATTCAACACTTTTCATTCAATCTGTCACTGTTGGTACCGTAATGCTTTTGATGTTAATTCTTGGAACATGGGTAATGTGCCGTAATCGCGAGTACTCGGACGATTTACAAAAAGCTTGA